In Microbacterium sp. SLBN-146, one genomic interval encodes:
- a CDS encoding class E sortase — protein sequence MEKLAGVDAGGSAALRSRSRPRRRVSVLGVIGELLITAGVITLLYVVWQLWVGDLIYGAQRFAESEERSQQWAQEYVPPAATPDAETEPATVEPVALPEPADAEVFGIMRIPRFGADYSFDIAGGVTRARTLDPIGVGHYPGTSMPGQTGNFALAAHRTTWGAPFNRIAELRIGDPIVVETPNGWYTYRFRTLEYVTPDEVDVLQPVPQAVGVEAGSRYITLTSCSPMFSMAERIVAYGVFDSYTPRGAGPPASLTEGI from the coding sequence GTGGAGAAGCTGGCTGGTGTCGACGCGGGGGGCTCTGCCGCCCTGCGATCGCGTTCGCGTCCCCGGCGGCGCGTCTCCGTTCTGGGCGTGATCGGCGAACTGCTCATCACCGCCGGTGTCATCACGCTCCTGTACGTCGTGTGGCAGCTCTGGGTGGGCGATCTCATCTACGGAGCACAGCGTTTCGCCGAGAGCGAGGAGCGCTCGCAGCAGTGGGCCCAGGAGTACGTTCCTCCCGCCGCGACGCCCGACGCGGAAACGGAGCCGGCGACGGTCGAGCCGGTGGCGCTCCCGGAACCCGCCGACGCCGAGGTGTTCGGCATCATGCGCATTCCGCGTTTCGGTGCCGACTACTCGTTCGACATCGCAGGTGGCGTCACGCGTGCGCGGACCCTCGACCCCATCGGCGTCGGCCACTACCCCGGAACGTCGATGCCCGGCCAGACCGGCAACTTCGCCCTCGCGGCGCATCGGACGACGTGGGGTGCACCGTTCAACCGCATCGCCGAACTCCGCATCGGCGACCCCATCGTGGTCGAGACCCCCAATGGCTGGTACACCTACCGATTCCGGACGCTCGAGTACGTGACACCCGATGAGGTCGACGTCCTCCAGCCCGTGCCGCAGGCAGTGGGTGTCGAAGCGGGCTCGCGCTACATCACCCTCACGAGCTGCAGTCCGATGTTCTCGATGGCGGAGCGCATCGTCGCCTACGGTGTCTTCGACTCCTACACTCCCCGCGGAGCCGGGCCCCCGGCATCCTTGACGGAGGGCATCTGA
- a CDS encoding DNA helicase, producing MSLSRKRKKELRKLQSQANALWESQQVLVGEAAHVAREASRQLGNFGREQVGPQVQATYEKYAAPYVDRSVKASKHVLEKNIVPATGVVVGTALSAWDAANETRQRFAAGRGFSLPDASKYSKKADKYAKSVTRKLSSAIPEPQRKGMGAGGVIAIILGAVAAAGVLYAAWQTLRADDELWVADDPLRAPDA from the coding sequence GTGAGCCTCAGCCGCAAGCGCAAGAAGGAACTCCGCAAGCTTCAGTCGCAGGCCAACGCCCTGTGGGAATCGCAGCAGGTACTCGTCGGCGAGGCGGCGCACGTCGCTCGCGAGGCGAGCCGTCAGCTCGGCAACTTCGGCCGTGAGCAGGTCGGCCCGCAGGTGCAGGCCACGTACGAGAAGTACGCCGCGCCTTACGTCGACCGCAGTGTCAAGGCGTCCAAGCACGTGCTCGAGAAGAACATCGTTCCCGCGACGGGTGTGGTCGTCGGTACCGCTCTGTCAGCGTGGGATGCCGCGAACGAGACCCGTCAGCGGTTCGCCGCGGGTCGCGGCTTCTCGCTCCCCGACGCATCGAAGTACTCGAAAAAGGCCGACAAGTACGCCAAGTCGGTCACCCGCAAGCTGTCCTCGGCCATCCCCGAGCCGCAGCGCAAGGGCATGGGTGCCGGCGGTGTCATCGCCATCATCCTCGGAGCCGTCGCGGCGGCGGGTGTTCTCTACGCCGCCTGGCAGACGCTTCGCGCGGACGACGAGCTGTGGGTGGCGGACGACCCGCTGCGCGCACCGGATGCCTGA
- the gyrB gene encoding DNA topoisomerase (ATP-hydrolyzing) subunit B, translated as MTSDIPESVPEETAQAAAPHEKTPGEYGADEIQVLEGLEAVRKRPGMYIGSTGPRGLHHLVYEIVDNSVDEALAGYCDTIIVTILPDGAVRVIDNGRGIPVDMHRTEGKSTVEVVLTVLHAGGKFGGGGYAVSGGLHGVGSSVVNALSTRLEVEVKRQGYVWRQSYRDGGIPQAPLERAEESTETGTTITFWPDPAIFESVDFDYDTLRTRFQQMAFLNKGLRIDLRDERPDSAFEAETEPGEVVLQQPNDSYLYERGLVDYVEYLNLVRKAEHVNDEVIAFESEDTDRKIALEVAMQWTTGYTENVFTYANTINTHEGGTHEEGFRAALTTLVNKYARAQSLLKDKDENLSGDDVREGLTAVLSVKLSEPQFEGQTKTKLGNTEAKAFVQKVVGDQLGDWFNRNPVQAKNVVRKAIDAATARLAARKARETARRKSVFESAAMPDKLKDCTSKDPSISEIFLVEGDSAGGSAVQGRDPHTQAILALRGKILNVERARLDRALGNKEVQAMISAFGTGIGEEFDIGKARYHKIVLMADADVDGQHITTLLLTMLFRYMRGLIEAGFVYLAQPPLYRLKWSNSPHEYVFSDRERDALLADGLASGKRIPKDNSVQRYKGLGEMNAKELWETTMDPETRTLKQVTIDDAAAADEIFTILMGEDVESRRGFIQRNAKDVRFLDI; from the coding sequence ATGACGTCAGACATTCCCGAGAGCGTTCCGGAAGAGACCGCACAGGCTGCGGCACCGCATGAGAAGACCCCGGGCGAATACGGAGCCGACGAGATTCAGGTCCTCGAGGGACTCGAGGCGGTGCGCAAGCGCCCCGGCATGTACATCGGGTCGACCGGCCCTCGCGGTCTCCACCACCTCGTCTACGAGATCGTCGACAACTCCGTCGACGAGGCGCTCGCCGGGTACTGCGACACGATCATCGTGACGATCCTCCCCGACGGTGCCGTTCGAGTGATCGACAACGGTCGCGGTATCCCCGTCGACATGCACCGTACCGAGGGGAAGTCCACGGTCGAGGTCGTCCTGACGGTCCTCCATGCCGGTGGAAAGTTCGGAGGCGGCGGCTACGCCGTCTCGGGTGGCCTGCACGGTGTCGGTTCGTCCGTCGTGAACGCGCTTTCGACGCGCCTCGAGGTCGAGGTCAAGCGTCAGGGATACGTCTGGCGCCAGTCGTACCGCGACGGCGGCATCCCCCAGGCGCCGCTCGAGCGTGCGGAGGAGTCGACCGAGACCGGCACGACGATCACGTTCTGGCCGGACCCGGCGATTTTCGAGAGCGTCGACTTTGACTACGACACTCTCCGCACTCGCTTCCAGCAGATGGCGTTCCTCAACAAGGGGCTCCGCATCGACCTTCGCGACGAGCGTCCCGACTCGGCCTTCGAGGCCGAGACCGAACCGGGTGAGGTCGTCCTGCAGCAGCCGAACGACAGCTATTTGTATGAGCGCGGTCTCGTCGACTACGTCGAGTACCTCAACCTCGTCCGCAAGGCGGAGCACGTCAACGACGAGGTCATCGCGTTCGAGTCGGAAGACACCGACCGCAAGATCGCTCTCGAAGTGGCCATGCAGTGGACGACGGGGTACACCGAGAACGTCTTCACCTACGCCAACACGATCAACACGCATGAGGGCGGGACCCACGAAGAAGGTTTCCGGGCGGCGCTGACGACACTCGTCAACAAGTACGCACGCGCCCAGAGCCTGCTCAAGGACAAGGACGAGAACCTCTCGGGCGACGACGTCCGCGAGGGACTCACCGCCGTACTCTCGGTCAAGCTGTCCGAGCCCCAGTTCGAGGGTCAGACGAAGACCAAGCTCGGCAACACCGAGGCGAAGGCCTTCGTGCAGAAGGTCGTGGGCGACCAGCTCGGCGATTGGTTCAACCGCAATCCCGTCCAGGCGAAGAACGTCGTGCGGAAGGCGATCGATGCGGCGACCGCGAGGCTGGCGGCGAGAAAGGCGCGCGAGACCGCTCGTCGTAAGAGCGTCTTCGAGTCGGCCGCGATGCCGGACAAGCTCAAGGACTGCACGTCGAAGGATCCCTCGATCAGCGAGATCTTCCTCGTCGAGGGTGACTCGGCCGGCGGCTCCGCCGTCCAGGGTCGCGACCCTCACACGCAGGCGATCCTGGCTCTCCGGGGCAAGATCCTCAACGTCGAGCGGGCGCGGCTGGACCGTGCGCTCGGCAACAAGGAAGTCCAGGCGATGATCTCGGCTTTCGGCACGGGCATCGGCGAAGAGTTCGACATCGGAAAGGCGCGGTATCACAAGATCGTCCTGATGGCGGATGCCGATGTCGACGGCCAGCACATCACGACGCTCCTGCTGACGATGCTGTTCCGCTACATGCGCGGACTCATCGAGGCCGGATTCGTCTACCTCGCGCAGCCTCCCCTGTACCGGCTGAAGTGGTCGAACTCGCCCCACGAGTACGTCTTCAGCGATCGCGAACGCGACGCGCTTCTCGCTGACGGCCTGGCATCCGGAAAGCGGATCCCGAAGGACAACAGCGTCCAGCGCTACAAGGGTCTCGGCGAGATGAACGCCAAGGAGCTGTGGGAGACGACCATGGATCCCGAGACCCGCACGCTCAAGCAGGTGACGATCGACGACGCGGCGGCAGCCGATGAGATCTTCACGATCCTCATGGGCGAGGACGTCGAGTCGCGCCGTGGGTTCATCCAACGCAACGCCAAAGACGTCCGCTTCCTCGACATCTGA
- a CDS encoding aminodeoxychorismate/anthranilate synthase component II, with protein sequence MTGCRGILVVDNHDSFVHTLIAYLTQLGAETDIVEADAISDPIAEIAPYRGVLVSPGPGTPRDAGASVEVVRAAAKLGTPLLGVCLGHQAIAEAFGGTVSHAPELMHGMTSTVHHDGSALYSGLPQPFTATRYHSLAIVPESMPAVLRVTSRTDSGVVMGIEHRTERIVGVQFHPESVLTEGGHRLLGNWLQSVGYEDAASIGAALRP encoded by the coding sequence ATGACGGGATGCCGCGGCATCCTCGTCGTCGACAACCACGACAGTTTCGTCCACACCCTCATCGCCTATCTGACGCAGCTCGGCGCCGAGACCGACATCGTCGAGGCCGATGCGATCAGCGACCCGATCGCCGAGATCGCGCCGTACCGGGGCGTGCTCGTATCGCCCGGTCCCGGAACACCCCGCGACGCGGGCGCGTCGGTCGAGGTCGTCCGTGCGGCCGCGAAGCTGGGTACTCCCCTGCTCGGCGTATGCCTCGGGCACCAGGCCATCGCGGAGGCATTCGGCGGAACCGTATCGCACGCCCCCGAGCTGATGCACGGGATGACCTCGACCGTCCACCACGACGGGTCAGCGCTCTACAGCGGCCTGCCGCAACCTTTCACGGCGACGCGGTATCACTCGCTTGCGATCGTGCCGGAGTCGATGCCCGCGGTGCTGCGCGTCACGAGCCGCACCGACTCGGGTGTCGTCATGGGGATCGAGCACCGGACCGAGCGGATCGTCGGCGTACAGTTCCACCCGGAGAGCGTGCTCACCGAGGGAGGCCACCGTCTGCTCGGCAACTGGCTGCAGAGCGTCGGCTACGAGGATGCCGCATCCATCGGGGCCGCGCTGCGTCCCTGA
- a CDS encoding rhomboid family intramembrane serine protease yields MTTADFARNRDNFCYRHPDRQSFVLCQRCLRTICPECQTPAAVGVVCPECMKEQRSSQTNAQKKAERRWARSRPVVVSDARPLATYAIIGITALVYIVTLIPGFGRTVESALMFWAPALYPPLTGTFEPWRLLSVSLVHSGIWHIALNMLALLLIGRSLEPLLGRWRFVALYLLSTLGGSVAVTLLSFGTPVVGASGAIFGLFGALIVIGRHIGANIAGIAVVLAINLAIGFIPGFNVSWQAHVGGLVVGVIVGFIFTRTRATSQRKLQIALLIATGVGLVALLAIPVFTVLPAYAV; encoded by the coding sequence GTGACCACGGCGGACTTCGCGCGCAACCGCGACAACTTCTGCTACCGGCATCCCGACCGGCAGAGCTTCGTGCTGTGCCAGCGGTGCCTGCGGACGATCTGCCCGGAGTGCCAGACGCCCGCCGCGGTGGGCGTCGTCTGTCCCGAGTGCATGAAGGAGCAGCGGTCGTCGCAGACGAACGCGCAGAAGAAGGCGGAGCGACGCTGGGCGCGCTCGCGGCCCGTCGTCGTGAGTGATGCACGGCCGCTCGCGACGTACGCCATCATCGGCATCACGGCGCTCGTGTACATCGTGACGCTCATTCCCGGATTCGGGCGCACCGTCGAGAGCGCGCTGATGTTCTGGGCGCCCGCGCTCTATCCCCCGCTCACGGGAACCTTCGAGCCGTGGCGTCTGCTGAGCGTCTCGCTCGTGCACTCCGGCATCTGGCACATCGCGCTGAATATGCTGGCGCTTCTGCTCATCGGACGAAGTCTCGAGCCCCTGCTCGGTCGCTGGCGATTCGTCGCTCTCTACCTTCTCAGTACGCTCGGCGGTTCGGTCGCCGTGACGCTCCTGTCGTTCGGTACTCCCGTCGTGGGTGCATCGGGGGCGATCTTCGGCCTCTTCGGGGCGCTCATCGTGATCGGTCGACACATCGGGGCCAACATCGCCGGCATCGCGGTCGTGCTGGCGATCAACCTCGCGATCGGCTTCATACCGGGCTTCAACGTGTCGTGGCAGGCACACGTCGGCGGACTCGTCGTCGGAGTCATCGTCGGCTTCATCTTCACGCGCACGCGCGCGACGAGCCAGCGGAAGCTTCAGATCGCGCTGTTGATCGCGACAGGAGTCGGACTCGTGGCGCTTCTCGCGATTCCCGTGTTCACGGTGCTACCGGCGTACGCCGTCTGA
- a CDS encoding cell division protein CrgA, which yields MARPGKDDDAMIERAEGEAAPNPVWFKPIMLGLMLIGLAWVLVFYLSNQQWPIPGIGGWNLVVGFGIAFVGFLMTTRWR from the coding sequence ATGGCGAGACCCGGCAAAGATGACGACGCGATGATCGAGCGCGCAGAAGGCGAAGCAGCCCCGAATCCCGTGTGGTTCAAGCCCATCATGCTCGGGCTCATGCTCATCGGACTCGCGTGGGTGCTCGTCTTTTACCTCAGCAACCAGCAGTGGCCCATTCCGGGTATCGGCGGGTGGAACCTCGTGGTCGGTTTCGGCATCGCCTTCGTCGGGTTCTTGATGACGACGCGCTGGCGCTGA
- the gyrA gene encoding DNA gyrase subunit A, translating into MADEERPEPVPHNHGHIDQVDLQSEMQRSYLDYAMSVIVGRALPDVRDGLKPVHRRVIYGMYDGGFRPDKSFSKCARVVGEVMGQYHPHGDSPIYDALVRLVQPWSLRYPLALGQGNFGSPGNQGAAAPRYTETKMAPLALEMVRDIEEETVNFQDNYDGQTQEPTVLPARFPNLLVNGSVGIAVGMATNIPPHNLREVAAGALWALENPDATKEELLDALLERIPGPDFPTAAQILGTKGIKEAYRTGRGSITMRAVVNIEEIQGRTCLVITELPYQVNPDNVAVKISDLAREGKITGIADIRDETSDRTGQRLVIVLKRDAVAKVVLNNLYKHTQLQDNFGANMLAIVDGVPRTLPLDGFISHWIDHQIEVIVRRTTYRLREAEKRMHILRGYLKALDALDEVIALIRRSPTVDEAREGLKSLLDVDDRQATAILDMQLRRLAALERQKLLDEATELEARIEDFKDILAKPGRQRTIIHEELTGIVDRFGDDRRTQILPGYDGDMSVEDLIPEEEMVVTVTRDGYVKRTRSDHYRSQHRGGKGVRGAQLRADDVVEHFFVTTTHHWLLFFTTKGRVYRAKTYEIAEAGRDAKGQHVANLLALQPDEEIAQILDIRDYSVATYLVLATRAGLVKKTRLEEYDTNRQGGIIAIKLRSDDAESDDDDADVAGSDELVSALLVDEGDDILLISRRGMSLRFSATDGALRPMGRSTSGVKGMSFREGDSLLSASVARDDAFVFIVTEGGYAKRTAVDQYRVQSRGGLGIKVAKLNEDRGVLAGGLIVSDDDEVLVVLASGKVVRSAVAEVPAKGRDTMGVVFARPDDDDRILAIARNGERGITEAVDAESATEPADGPSPETPEESVDA; encoded by the coding sequence ATGGCTGACGAAGAACGCCCCGAGCCGGTCCCGCACAACCACGGTCATATCGACCAGGTCGACCTCCAGTCCGAGATGCAGCGGAGCTATCTCGACTACGCGATGAGTGTCATCGTCGGCCGTGCGCTCCCCGACGTTCGTGATGGATTGAAGCCCGTCCACCGTCGTGTCATCTACGGCATGTACGACGGCGGGTTCCGCCCCGACAAGTCGTTCTCGAAGTGCGCTCGCGTCGTCGGCGAGGTCATGGGTCAGTACCACCCGCACGGAGACTCGCCGATCTACGACGCTCTCGTGCGTCTCGTTCAGCCGTGGTCGCTGCGCTATCCGCTGGCGCTCGGCCAGGGCAACTTCGGTTCGCCGGGAAACCAGGGCGCGGCCGCACCCCGCTACACCGAGACCAAGATGGCTCCCCTCGCGCTCGAGATGGTGCGCGACATCGAAGAGGAGACCGTCAACTTCCAGGACAACTACGACGGGCAGACCCAGGAGCCGACGGTCCTCCCCGCTCGTTTCCCCAACCTCCTCGTCAACGGATCGGTCGGTATCGCGGTCGGTATGGCGACCAACATCCCGCCCCACAACCTCCGCGAGGTGGCTGCCGGTGCTCTGTGGGCTCTGGAGAACCCGGATGCCACGAAGGAGGAGCTGCTCGACGCGCTCCTCGAGCGGATCCCGGGGCCCGACTTCCCCACCGCCGCGCAGATCCTCGGCACGAAGGGGATCAAGGAGGCCTATCGCACGGGCCGCGGCTCCATCACGATGCGGGCCGTCGTCAACATCGAGGAGATCCAGGGCCGCACGTGCCTCGTGATCACCGAACTGCCGTACCAGGTCAACCCCGACAACGTCGCGGTCAAGATCAGCGACCTCGCACGCGAGGGCAAGATCACCGGCATCGCGGACATCCGCGACGAGACGTCGGACCGGACGGGTCAGCGCCTTGTCATCGTGCTCAAGCGCGACGCCGTTGCGAAGGTCGTCCTCAACAACCTGTACAAGCACACGCAGCTGCAGGACAACTTCGGCGCGAACATGCTCGCGATCGTCGACGGCGTCCCGCGGACACTCCCCCTCGACGGATTCATCTCGCACTGGATCGATCACCAGATCGAGGTCATCGTCCGCCGGACGACGTATCGCCTGCGCGAGGCCGAGAAGCGCATGCACATTCTGCGCGGCTACCTCAAGGCGCTCGACGCGCTCGACGAGGTCATCGCGCTCATCCGTCGCTCTCCGACGGTCGACGAAGCGCGCGAAGGGCTCAAGTCGCTCCTCGACGTCGACGATCGTCAGGCGACCGCGATCCTCGACATGCAGCTGCGCCGGCTCGCGGCCCTCGAGCGGCAGAAGCTGCTCGACGAAGCGACCGAGCTCGAGGCTCGTATCGAGGACTTCAAAGACATCCTGGCCAAGCCGGGTCGTCAGCGCACGATCATCCACGAAGAGCTGACGGGGATCGTCGACCGGTTCGGCGACGATCGCCGCACCCAGATCCTCCCGGGCTACGACGGTGACATGTCGGTCGAAGACCTCATCCCCGAAGAGGAGATGGTCGTCACCGTCACGCGCGACGGCTACGTCAAGCGGACGCGCAGCGACCACTATCGTTCGCAGCATCGCGGAGGCAAGGGCGTGCGAGGGGCGCAACTGCGCGCCGACGACGTCGTCGAGCACTTCTTCGTCACGACGACGCACCACTGGCTGCTGTTCTTCACGACGAAGGGCCGCGTCTACCGGGCGAAGACGTACGAGATCGCCGAGGCCGGGCGCGACGCGAAGGGTCAGCACGTCGCGAACCTGCTCGCGCTTCAGCCCGACGAGGAGATCGCGCAGATCCTCGACATCCGCGACTACAGCGTCGCCACCTACCTCGTGCTCGCCACGCGCGCGGGTCTCGTCAAGAAGACGCGCCTGGAGGAGTACGACACCAACCGTCAGGGCGGGATCATCGCGATCAAGCTCCGGTCGGACGACGCCGAGTCCGACGATGACGACGCGGATGTCGCGGGCTCGGACGAGCTCGTGAGTGCGCTGCTCGTCGACGAGGGCGATGACATCCTCCTCATCAGCCGGCGAGGGATGTCGCTGCGCTTCTCTGCGACCGACGGAGCACTCCGCCCGATGGGCCGGTCGACCTCGGGTGTCAAGGGAATGTCCTTCCGAGAGGGAGACAGCCTGCTCTCGGCATCCGTCGCTCGAGACGACGCGTTCGTGTTCATCGTGACCGAGGGCGGCTACGCGAAGCGCACGGCTGTCGACCAGTATCGCGTGCAGAGTCGTGGCGGTCTGGGCATCAAGGTGGCCAAGCTCAACGAGGATCGAGGGGTTCTCGCGGGCGGTCTGATCGTGTCGGACGACGACGAGGTCTTGGTGGTTCTTGCCAGCGGCAAGGTGGTACGCTCTGCCGTGGCCGAGGTCCCAGCCAAGGGTCGCGACACCATGGGTGTCGTTTTCGCCCGCCCCGACGACGACGATCGCATCCTTGCGATCGCTCGGAACGGTGAGCGTGGGATCACCGAGGCGGTTGACGCAGAATCGGCCACAGAGCCCGCCGACGGGCCCTCCCCCGAGACCCCCGAAGAGAGTGTTGACGCATGA
- a CDS encoding NUDIX hydrolase: MDMRVAAYAIIVDDDERLLLARWIEGRRAAWTLPGGGLEAGEDPEVAVRREVREETGYKVVVEELLGIHSRVIPGSARITASVEPLHTLRIVYRARVSGGSLRNERNGSTDRADWFTRDAVRELQRVKLVDIGLEMAGIA, translated from the coding sequence ATGGACATGAGGGTCGCCGCGTACGCGATCATCGTCGATGACGACGAGAGACTGCTGCTGGCACGGTGGATCGAGGGGCGACGCGCCGCATGGACGCTTCCTGGCGGGGGGCTCGAGGCCGGCGAAGACCCGGAGGTCGCCGTCCGTCGCGAGGTTCGTGAGGAGACCGGGTACAAGGTCGTCGTCGAGGAGCTGCTCGGCATCCACTCGCGCGTCATTCCGGGGTCGGCCAGGATCACGGCATCCGTCGAACCCCTGCACACCCTCAGGATCGTCTACCGTGCTCGCGTGTCGGGCGGAAGCCTGCGGAACGAGCGGAACGGATCGACCGACAGGGCCGACTGGTTCACGCGTGACGCGGTGCGCGAGTTGCAGCGCGTCAAACTCGTCGACATCGGTCTCGAAATGGCCGGCATCGCCTGA
- a CDS encoding DUF3566 domain-containing protein, with product MSTVADKLARKSTQRSSAKQVRLRLVYIDFWSAVKLSFLAAIAVAVVTVVSFVLIFFIVDLTGLIDRADEFFAGFSDGSFLLSQFVSLPQVLAFSAIVAILNLVVVTVLGAVMAGIYNLAVKVTGGLLVGFTSN from the coding sequence ATGAGTACGGTAGCCGACAAGCTCGCCCGGAAGTCCACGCAACGTTCGAGCGCGAAGCAGGTCCGCCTGCGGCTCGTCTACATCGACTTCTGGTCCGCTGTGAAGCTGTCCTTCCTCGCGGCCATCGCCGTCGCGGTCGTGACGGTCGTGTCGTTCGTGCTGATCTTCTTCATCGTCGACCTGACGGGTCTCATCGACCGCGCGGACGAGTTCTTCGCGGGCTTCTCGGACGGCAGCTTCCTGCTGTCGCAGTTCGTGAGCCTGCCGCAGGTGCTCGCCTTCTCGGCAATCGTCGCGATCCTCAATCTCGTGGTCGTGACGGTGCTCGGTGCGGTCATGGCGGGGATCTACAACCTCGCGGTGAAGGTGACGGGCGGACTGCTCGTCGGCTTCACATCCAACTAG
- a CDS encoding aminoacyl-tRNA deacylase — MPDPLSRVRNAAAALGLEIELKERPAANSLAEAAALLGLQPADIVKTLVVKRSDDTYLFALVPGDRAISWAKLRAVVGVNKLQFPDAERALAATGYERGTIVPIGADGGWPVYADERIVGQRIAMGAGAHGYSLFVDADALIAAFGATVADISQDAS; from the coding sequence ATGCCTGATCCCCTTTCACGCGTAAGGAACGCCGCCGCGGCGCTCGGGCTCGAGATCGAGCTGAAAGAGCGCCCGGCGGCGAACAGTCTCGCCGAAGCAGCCGCGCTCCTCGGCCTGCAGCCGGCGGACATCGTCAAGACGCTCGTCGTCAAGCGCAGCGACGACACATACTTGTTCGCTCTCGTGCCCGGGGACCGCGCGATCTCGTGGGCGAAGTTGCGCGCCGTCGTGGGCGTGAACAAGCTTCAGTTCCCCGATGCGGAGCGCGCGCTGGCCGCAACCGGCTACGAGCGGGGCACCATCGTGCCGATCGGCGCCGATGGCGGGTGGCCCGTCTACGCCGACGAGCGCATCGTGGGGCAGCGCATCGCCATGGGTGCCGGCGCGCACGGCTACAGTCTCTTCGTCGACGCCGACGCCCTCATCGCCGCCTTCGGCGCGACGGTCGCCGACATCTCGCAGGACGCCAGCTAA
- a CDS encoding peptidylprolyl isomerase — MPQHTAVATIHTNHGDILVNLYGDHAPRTVKNFIGLSDGSGEWTDPATGKPGEGPLYNGVIFHRIIPGFMIQGGDPLGQGTGGPGYNFNDEISPELTFAEPYKLAMANAGLRRNAITGKAEGTNGSQFFITTDPTPWLQGKHTIFGDVVDADSRAVVDAIASVPTAAGDRPVEPVVIESIDIATV; from the coding sequence ATGCCTCAGCACACAGCCGTCGCCACGATCCACACCAACCACGGCGACATCCTCGTCAACCTCTACGGCGACCACGCGCCGCGGACGGTCAAGAACTTCATCGGACTTTCGGACGGCTCGGGCGAATGGACGGACCCCGCCACCGGCAAGCCCGGCGAGGGCCCCCTCTACAACGGCGTGATCTTCCACCGCATCATCCCCGGCTTCATGATCCAGGGCGGAGACCCCCTCGGTCAGGGCACGGGCGGCCCCGGATACAACTTCAACGACGAGATCAGCCCGGAGCTCACCTTCGCCGAGCCCTACAAGCTCGCCATGGCGAACGCGGGCCTGCGCCGTAACGCGATCACCGGCAAGGCCGAGGGCACCAACGGCTCCCAGTTCTTCATCACGACCGACCCGACGCCGTGGCTGCAGGGCAAGCACACGATCTTCGGCGACGTCGTCGACGCCGACTCCCGCGCCGTCGTCGACGCGATCGCGTCCGTGCCCACGGCGGCGGGCGACCGACCCGTCGAGCCGGTCGTCATCGAGTCGATCGACATCGCGACGGTCTGA